The DNA segment CTTCCAAATTCTCCAATGCCCAAGGCTATCAAAGATCTCCTCTATCCTGCAGGTataaatttgaatattttttcgGCACATTTAATCTAGGTAATACCCAATTATAGATCTAATGTCATATGATTTGCTCATTCACATGTATTTGTGTACACGTAGGGGGGAAGATCCAAGTGAGATTTACTACTTTTTATAGCCACaatcaaatccataaaaatttGAGTATACATACGTATAATTAGATATGATTTGGCTGGTACAtagtataaaaaaattattttatcctAATTTTCGATTTATTGGATTGTGTATTTCATTGCTCGAAATGTGTAAaaacaatataaataaataaatattattgtaGTTGCTCATTTGATATCAAGATTTTAAATATAGCATGAactcaactaaaaaaaaataattgtataTTATTTGTATTGTTAATAGTTTCGTGTCATGAATTTTACGGTGGACAGTATTCGGGCTCATTCTGACAAAAAGCACAACTTGTCGCACTAAATTTTATCAGTGGGCTGTTGGCCCAAATTACTCTAACATTGAAGGCGAAGTAATACCCCTGAAACAATCAACTTTTACggctggtcaaactttgacatTTCGCCCtcaattatttcaaaaaaatatcaaataattttttatataatattagaTAATTGTCAGATTATAGAATATTATTGTTTTATAAGATTGTTAGATTATCGAATTGTATTTTCATATAGTTTAAAATTGACTTATTATAACATGATTATCCTATGTTATTTGTTTTAGGATTCCGGCAACAAACTCTACCCTTTTTTTTATGGGGAAATATGTTTGTTTCTTACACATTAATCTGTTTTcggaaaataagaagaaatattattcaaaatattgttattatactatatttaatataatgtaaaatatatattacattttattttttaagttaagCAACCCGTATGTcatcatatattatattctcTCACGTGATATAtactcaattaaatatatatacgcatatatatatcaagttcttcaaaaatatatatatatatatataaaaagtaAATTTAAAATTGCAACCATTTCTGCTCATCTCGTCTGCGATGTATCgggttttaattattttttttaaatttttcgtaTCACTAAAACACGATACCGAGTTTTAATTATCGGAAACATGTTAAACAACATTGATAGTCAGCAGAATAtttctgtatatatatatatatatatatatatatatatatatataaaacagaAAATGGAACCCAAAATTTTCTCATCAATAACGTTATCTCTCTGGATTTCATCCGCAGGATGGGGGGAAGATAAGAGCACCGCCGTGATCGTCGGCCACGGCGGCGTTGGGGTCCATACCGGCAAACCTGGCCGCCGCACCAATGTAGGTGTAGGCAAAGGAGGCGTAACAGTCGGAACGCGCACGAAGAGTGGCAAACCCATTTATGTTGGCGTGTATCCGGGTGTAAACCCATTTGTATATCTGTATGCGGCCACTGAAACTCAGCTACACAACAACCCCAACGTAGCTCTTTTTTTCTTACAAAAGGATTTGACCGCGGGCAAAAAAATGAATCTTAATTTCCACGAAACTGAAAGTGGCGCCACGTTTTTGCCTCGCAAAGTCGCCGATTCAATACCCTTCTCATCTCACGAGCTGCCagagattttaaataaattttcggTGAAGCCAAACTCAGAAGAAGCTGATATTATGAAGAAAACAATCCAAGAATGTGAGGGTGAGACGACCGTCAAAGGAGAAGAGAAGTTTTGTGCAACCTCTTTGGAGTCCATGATCGATTTCAGCACCTCAAAGATGGGAAAACATGTGGAGGCAATATCCACAAATGTAGAAAATGGAGATAAACTAAAAGAATACAGTATCGTTGGGGTCAAGAAAATGATCGTGAGTGGAAAGGCCGCGACGGTGGCTTGCCACAGACAGGCGTATGCGTACGCAGTTTTTTATTGCCACGTGACAGAAACCACAGTTGCTTACGAGGTATCGATGGTGGCGGCTGATGGGTCGAAGGCGGAGGCAGTG comes from the Henckelia pumila isolate YLH828 chromosome 1, ASM3356847v2, whole genome shotgun sequence genome and includes:
- the LOC140875134 gene encoding BURP domain protein RD22-like, producing MEFNFYFILALLSVTLIGSHAALPSEVYWNSVLPNSPMPKAIKDLLYPAGWGEDKSTAVIVGHGGVGVHTGKPGRRTNVGVGKGGVTVGTRTKSGKPIYVGVYPGVNPFVYLYAATETQLHNNPNVALFFLQKDLTAGKKMNLNFHETESGATFLPRKVADSIPFSSHELPEILNKFSVKPNSEEADIMKKTIQECEGETTVKGEEKFCATSLESMIDFSTSKMGKHVEAISTNVENGDKLKEYSIVGVKKMIVSGKAATVACHRQAYAYAVFYCHVTETTVAYEVSMVAADGSKAEAVAVCHLDTAAWNPKHLAFQELKVKPGSVPVCHFLPTDHVVWVPKN